The following proteins come from a genomic window of Cronobacter muytjensii ATCC 51329:
- the truC gene encoding tRNA pseudouridine(65) synthase TruC, whose amino-acid sequence MSLEILWQDEWLVAVNKPSGWLVHRSWLDRDEKVVVMQTVRDQIGQHVFTAHRLDRPTSGVLLMGLSSEVGRLLSQQFEHHQIQKRYHAIVRGWLTDSAILDYPLVEELDKIADKFSRQDKEAQPAVTHYQGLATTTQPVAVGRYDSVRYSLIEMLPQTGRKHQLRRHMAHLRHPIIGDSKHGDLRQNRAAAEHFGCNRLMLHASELALTHPVTGEPLVIRAGLDDVWHQALAHFGWQAHLPDPVGVEFPGTNPQDENSLNPQGD is encoded by the coding sequence GTGAGCCTGGAGATCCTCTGGCAGGACGAATGGCTGGTGGCGGTCAACAAGCCATCCGGTTGGCTGGTGCACCGCAGCTGGCTCGATCGCGACGAAAAAGTGGTCGTTATGCAGACCGTGCGCGACCAGATAGGCCAGCACGTTTTCACCGCCCACCGTCTCGACAGACCCACGTCCGGCGTTCTGCTGATGGGCCTGTCGAGCGAGGTCGGGCGGCTGTTATCACAGCAGTTTGAGCATCATCAGATCCAAAAACGCTACCATGCTATCGTGCGCGGCTGGCTCACCGACAGCGCGATACTCGATTACCCGCTCGTGGAAGAGCTGGATAAAATTGCCGATAAATTCTCGCGTCAGGATAAAGAGGCGCAGCCAGCGGTAACGCATTATCAGGGGCTCGCGACCACCACGCAGCCGGTGGCGGTGGGGCGTTATGATTCAGTGCGTTACTCTTTAATCGAGATGCTTCCGCAGACTGGTCGCAAGCATCAGCTGCGCCGCCATATGGCGCACCTGCGCCATCCTATCATCGGCGACTCGAAACATGGCGATCTGCGCCAGAACCGCGCCGCAGCGGAGCATTTCGGCTGCAACCGGCTGATGCTTCACGCCAGTGAGCTTGCGCTCACGCACCCCGTGACCGGCGAGCCGCTCGTCATTCGCGCTGGTCTTGACGATGTCTGGCATCAGGCGCTCGCGCACTTTGGCTGGCAGGCGCATCTCCCCGATCCCGTTGGGGTTGAGTTTCCCGGTACGAACCCTCAGGATGAAAATAGTCTGAATCCACAAGGAGATTAA
- a CDS encoding L-serine ammonia-lyase, translated as MISVFDIFKIGIGPSSSHTVGPMKAGKQFTDDLIAQHLLHKVTKVVVDVYGSLSLTGKGHHTDIAIIMGLAGNLPDTVDIDAIPGFIQDVNTHSRLMLAGGAHEVAFPVDQCMNFHADNLARHENGMRITALANDDVLYSQTYYSIGGGFIVDEAHFGQTQTAITPVPYPYQTAADLQRHCRETGLSLSGLMMKNELALHSKEELEAHFAQVWDVMRAGIERGTTTEGVLPGRLRVPRRAAALRRMLVSHDKTDADPMNVVDWINMFALAVNEENAAGGRVVTAPTNGACGIVPAVLAYYDKFIREVNANSLARYLLVASAIGSLYKMNASISGAEVGCQGEVGVACSMAAAGLAELLGGSPAQVCIAAEIGMEHNLGLTCDPVAGQVQVPCIERNAIASVKAVNAARMALRRTSEPRVCLDKVIETMFETGKDMNARYRETSRGGLAVKVVACD; from the coding sequence ATGATCAGCGTTTTTGATATTTTCAAAATCGGTATTGGTCCATCCAGCTCTCATACCGTAGGGCCGATGAAAGCGGGCAAGCAGTTTACCGATGACCTTATCGCGCAACACCTGCTGCATAAGGTGACAAAAGTGGTGGTGGACGTGTATGGCTCCCTGTCACTGACCGGCAAAGGCCACCACACCGATATCGCTATTATTATGGGCCTGGCCGGCAATCTGCCGGACACGGTAGACATCGACGCCATCCCAGGCTTCATTCAGGACGTTAATACGCACAGCCGCCTGATGCTCGCCGGCGGCGCGCACGAAGTCGCGTTCCCGGTCGATCAGTGTATGAATTTCCATGCCGATAATCTGGCGCGGCACGAAAATGGTATGCGTATCACCGCGCTTGCGAATGACGACGTGCTCTACAGCCAGACGTATTACTCTATCGGCGGCGGTTTTATCGTCGATGAAGCACATTTTGGCCAGACGCAAACCGCCATAACGCCGGTACCGTACCCGTACCAAACGGCGGCGGATCTTCAGCGTCACTGCCGCGAAACCGGATTGTCGCTCTCCGGCCTGATGATGAAAAACGAGCTGGCGCTGCACAGCAAAGAAGAACTCGAAGCACATTTCGCGCAGGTCTGGGATGTGATGCGCGCCGGTATCGAGCGCGGCACCACAACCGAGGGCGTTCTGCCAGGCAGGCTTCGCGTTCCGCGTCGCGCCGCCGCGCTGCGCCGTATGCTGGTCAGCCATGATAAAACCGACGCCGACCCGATGAACGTGGTGGACTGGATCAACATGTTCGCGCTGGCGGTCAACGAAGAGAACGCTGCGGGCGGCCGTGTCGTTACCGCGCCGACCAACGGGGCGTGCGGAATCGTTCCGGCCGTGCTGGCGTACTACGATAAGTTTATCCGCGAAGTGAACGCTAACTCACTGGCGCGCTACCTGCTGGTAGCGAGCGCGATTGGCTCGCTCTATAAGATGAATGCGTCCATCTCTGGCGCAGAAGTGGGCTGTCAGGGCGAAGTGGGCGTCGCCTGCTCCATGGCGGCGGCGGGCCTTGCCGAACTGCTCGGCGGCAGCCCGGCCCAGGTGTGCATCGCGGCGGAAATCGGCATGGAACACAACCTCGGGCTTACCTGCGACCCGGTCGCGGGACAGGTTCAGGTGCCATGCATTGAGCGCAACGCGATTGCCTCTGTGAAAGCCGTCAATGCCGCGCGTATGGCGCTGCGTCGTACCAGCGAGCCGCGCGTCTGCCTCGATAAAGTTATCGAAACCATGTTCGAAACTGGCAAAGACATGAACGCCCGCTACCGCGAAACCTCCCGCGGCGGCCTGGCGGTCAAAGTGGTCGCCTGCGATTAA
- the queF gene encoding NADPH-dependent 7-cyano-7-deazaguanine reductase QueF (Catalyzes the NADPH-dependent reduction of 7-cyano-7-deazaguanine (preQ0) to 7-aminomethyl-7-deazaguanine (preQ1) in queuosine biosynthesis), with translation MTSYENHQALDGLTLGKSTDYRDIYDASLLQPVPRSLNRDPLGLRADALPFHGADIWTMYELSWLNQNGLPQVAIGQAEINAASVNLVESKSFKLYLNSFNQTRFASIDDVRETLERDLRACAQGEVSVTLRRLDEVEGELVARFEGECIDNQDLIITDYEFDAALLTDAAGEARVEETLVSHLLKSNCLITHQPDWGSVQIRYRGPKICREKLLRYLVSFRHHNEFHEQCVERIFNDIQRFCQPEALSVYARYTRRGGLDINPWRSNDSFTPATGRLARQ, from the coding sequence ATGACTTCTTATGAAAATCATCAGGCGCTTGACGGCCTGACGCTTGGCAAATCTACCGATTATCGCGACATCTACGATGCCTCTCTGCTCCAGCCGGTGCCGCGCAGTCTGAACCGCGATCCGCTGGGCCTGCGCGCCGACGCCCTGCCCTTTCACGGGGCGGATATCTGGACGATGTACGAACTCTCCTGGCTTAATCAGAACGGTCTGCCGCAGGTAGCGATAGGCCAGGCGGAGATTAACGCCGCCAGCGTGAATCTTGTCGAATCTAAAAGTTTTAAGCTCTATCTCAACAGCTTTAATCAGACGCGCTTCGCCAGCATTGATGACGTGCGCGAGACGCTTGAGCGAGACTTACGCGCCTGCGCGCAGGGCGAGGTGTCCGTGACGCTCCGCCGCCTTGACGAGGTTGAAGGCGAGCTGGTTGCGCGCTTTGAGGGCGAATGCATCGATAATCAGGATCTGATTATCACCGATTACGAATTTGACGCCGCGCTGCTTACAGACGCCGCGGGCGAAGCGCGCGTTGAAGAGACGCTGGTCAGCCATCTGCTGAAATCCAATTGCCTCATCACGCACCAGCCGGACTGGGGCTCCGTGCAGATCCGCTATCGCGGGCCGAAAATCTGTCGCGAAAAGCTGCTGCGCTATCTGGTCTCTTTCCGCCATCACAACGAATTCCACGAGCAGTGCGTGGAGCGCATTTTTAACGACATTCAGCGTTTTTGTCAGCCCGAAGCGCTCAGCGTCTATGCGCGCTACACCCGCCGCGGCGGGCTGGATATTAATCCGTGGCGCAGCAACGACAGCTTTACACCGGCAACCGGGCGCCTGGCGCGTCAGTAA
- a CDS encoding HAAAP family serine/threonine permease produces METTQTGNIATAAKSGAWRKTDTMWMLGLYGTAIGAGVLFLPINAGVGGLIPLIIMAILAFPMTFFAHRALTRFVLSGKNPGEDITEVVEEHFGVGAGKVITLLYFFAIYPILLMYSVAITNTVDSFITHQLGLTSPPRAILSLILIIGMMTIVRFGEQMIVKAMSVLVFPFVAVLMLMACFLIPNWSGAALETLSFSHASTGNGLLMTLWLAIPVMVFSFNHSPIISAFAVAKREEYGVDAEKKCSRILAYAHIMMVVTVMFFVFSCVLSLTPENLAEAKAQNITILSYLANHFNVPVIAWVGPIIAIIAITKSFLGHYLGAREGFNGMVIKSLRSRGKTIEVSKLNRITALFMLVTTWIVATLNPSILGMIETLGGPIIAMILFLMPMYAIARVPAMRKYSGHISNVFVTVMGLIAISAIFYSLFS; encoded by the coding sequence ATGGAAACGACTCAAACAGGCAACATCGCTACCGCAGCGAAAAGCGGCGCGTGGCGCAAAACCGATACCATGTGGATGCTTGGCCTGTACGGCACGGCGATTGGCGCAGGCGTGCTTTTCCTGCCTATCAACGCAGGCGTCGGCGGCCTTATCCCACTGATTATTATGGCCATCCTTGCCTTCCCGATGACCTTCTTCGCCCACCGCGCGCTCACTCGTTTTGTCCTTTCCGGTAAAAACCCGGGCGAAGACATTACCGAGGTCGTGGAAGAACATTTCGGCGTTGGCGCTGGTAAAGTCATCACCCTGCTCTACTTCTTCGCGATTTACCCGATCCTGCTGATGTACAGCGTGGCTATCACCAACACCGTTGACAGCTTTATTACTCACCAGCTGGGCCTGACGTCTCCGCCGCGCGCGATCCTTTCGCTGATCCTTATCATCGGTATGATGACTATCGTGCGCTTCGGCGAGCAGATGATCGTGAAAGCGATGAGCGTGCTGGTGTTCCCGTTCGTGGCCGTGCTGATGCTGATGGCCTGCTTCCTGATCCCGAACTGGAGCGGCGCCGCGCTGGAAACTCTCTCTTTCAGCCACGCTTCTACCGGTAACGGCCTGCTGATGACCCTGTGGCTCGCCATTCCGGTCATGGTGTTCTCATTCAACCATTCGCCGATCATCTCTGCTTTCGCCGTGGCGAAACGTGAAGAGTACGGTGTGGACGCCGAGAAAAAATGCTCCCGCATTCTGGCTTATGCGCACATCATGATGGTCGTAACCGTGATGTTCTTCGTATTCAGCTGCGTGCTGAGCCTGACCCCGGAAAACCTGGCGGAAGCAAAAGCGCAGAACATCACTATCCTTTCTTACCTCGCTAACCACTTCAACGTGCCGGTTATCGCCTGGGTAGGCCCGATCATCGCAATCATCGCCATTACGAAATCTTTCCTCGGCCATTACCTGGGCGCGCGTGAAGGCTTTAACGGCATGGTGATTAAGTCTCTGCGTAGCCGCGGCAAAACTATCGAAGTGAGCAAACTGAACCGCATCACCGCGCTGTTCATGCTGGTAACCACCTGGATTGTCGCTACCCTGAACCCGAGCATCCTTGGCATGATCGAAACGCTGGGCGGTCCGATTATCGCGATGATTCTGTTCCTGATGCCGATGTACGCGATTGCAAGAGTCCCAGCCATGCGTAAATACAGCGGCCACATCAGCAACGTGTTCGTGACTGTGATGGGTCTTATCGCTATCTCCGCTATCTTCTATTCGCTCTTCAGCTAA
- a CDS encoding flavodoxin: MASVGIFVGTMYGNSLLVAEEAQTILKKQGHEATVYEDATLADWERYSDGYALIVTSTTGQGDLPDSIVPLYESVKDQHGHQPTRRYGLIALGDSSYSHFCGGGKKFDALLQEHAAQRVGEVLYIDAADYPEPETLSSPWVEQWGALLK, from the coding sequence ATGGCAAGCGTAGGGATTTTTGTCGGCACCATGTACGGTAATTCACTGTTAGTCGCGGAAGAAGCGCAGACTATCCTCAAAAAACAGGGCCATGAGGCTACGGTGTATGAAGATGCCACCCTGGCGGACTGGGAGCGCTATAGTGACGGTTACGCGCTTATCGTCACGTCCACGACCGGCCAGGGCGACTTGCCGGACAGCATCGTTCCGCTTTATGAGTCTGTCAAAGACCAGCACGGTCACCAGCCGACGCGGCGCTACGGCCTGATTGCGCTCGGCGACAGTAGCTACAGCCATTTTTGCGGCGGCGGCAAGAAATTCGACGCGCTGCTGCAGGAACACGCAGCGCAGCGCGTTGGCGAGGTGTTATACATCGACGCCGCAGACTATCCGGAGCCGGAAACGCTCTCCAGTCCGTGGGTCGAACAGTGGGGCGCGCTACTCAAATAG
- the syd gene encoding SecY-interacting protein — translation MENDVQQALAAFSARYCEAWRQQRGSLPVSEEYIGISSPCIVSTHPDAVEWQPQPFTPEDSLGAVEKALDIVLQPDAHAFYVSQYAGDMPARFGELTLTLLQAWSRDDFRRVQENLIGHLVTQKRLKLSPTIFIATLDSELDVVSLCNLTGEVVRETLGTRQRRVLAPALSTFLHQLDPLL, via the coding sequence GTGGAAAACGACGTACAACAGGCGCTGGCGGCATTCAGCGCGCGTTATTGCGAAGCGTGGCGGCAACAGCGGGGCAGCCTGCCCGTCAGTGAAGAATATATCGGTATTTCGTCCCCGTGCATTGTATCCACCCACCCTGACGCGGTAGAGTGGCAACCTCAGCCGTTTACGCCTGAGGATTCTCTCGGCGCGGTTGAGAAAGCGCTTGATATTGTGCTCCAGCCGGACGCGCACGCGTTTTACGTCAGTCAGTACGCAGGCGATATGCCCGCACGGTTCGGCGAGCTGACGTTAACGCTGTTACAGGCCTGGAGCCGGGACGATTTCCGCCGCGTGCAGGAAAACCTGATTGGCCACCTGGTCACGCAAAAGCGCCTTAAGCTGTCGCCCACGATCTTTATCGCTACGCTTGACAGTGAACTGGATGTGGTCTCGCTGTGTAATCTTACCGGCGAAGTGGTGCGGGAAACCCTCGGTACCCGCCAGCGACGCGTGCTGGCACCGGCGCTTAGCACCTTTCTGCATCAACTCGACCCGCTGTTGTAA
- the rlmM gene encoding 23S rRNA (cytidine(2498)-2'-O)-methyltransferase RlmM, with the protein MNKVILYCRQGFEKECAAEITDKAAQQGVFGFARVKENSGYVIFECYQAEEADKLARDLPFSSLIFARQMFVAGELLQNLPPEDRVTPIVGMLQGVVEKGGELRVEVADTNESKELMKFCRKFTVPLRAALREAKILANFETPKRPVVHVFFIAPGCCYAGYSYTNNNSPFYMGIPRLKFPADAPSRSTLKLEEAFHVFIPADEWDERLANGMYAVDLGACPGGWTYQLVKRNMWVSSVDNGPMAQSLMDTGQVTWLREDGFKYRPTRSNITWMVCDMVEKPAKVAALMAQWLVNGWCRETIFNLKLPMKKRYEEVSQNIASIQEQLDAHGINAQIQARQLYHDREEVTVHVRRWWAAVGGRRDER; encoded by the coding sequence ATGAATAAGGTCATTTTGTACTGCCGTCAGGGTTTTGAGAAAGAGTGCGCGGCAGAGATAACCGACAAAGCAGCGCAGCAAGGCGTTTTTGGTTTCGCCCGCGTGAAAGAAAACAGCGGCTATGTGATTTTCGAATGTTATCAGGCTGAAGAGGCCGATAAGCTCGCGCGTGACCTGCCGTTTAGCTCGCTGATTTTTGCCCGCCAGATGTTCGTGGCAGGCGAGCTTTTGCAGAATCTGCCGCCGGAAGATCGCGTCACGCCGATTGTCGGCATGTTGCAAGGCGTAGTGGAAAAAGGCGGTGAGCTGCGCGTTGAAGTGGCTGATACCAACGAAAGCAAAGAGCTGATGAAGTTCTGCCGCAAATTTACCGTCCCGCTGCGCGCCGCGCTTCGTGAGGCGAAGATCCTCGCGAATTTTGAAACGCCCAAACGCCCGGTCGTGCATGTGTTTTTCATCGCGCCTGGCTGCTGCTACGCGGGCTATTCGTATACCAACAATAACTCGCCATTCTATATGGGCATCCCGCGTCTGAAGTTTCCGGCGGACGCGCCGAGCCGCTCGACGCTGAAGCTTGAAGAGGCGTTCCATGTGTTTATTCCGGCGGATGAGTGGGATGAGCGCCTTGCCAACGGCATGTATGCGGTGGATCTGGGGGCGTGCCCCGGCGGCTGGACGTATCAGCTGGTGAAACGCAACATGTGGGTGTCATCCGTGGATAATGGCCCGATGGCGCAGAGCCTGATGGATACCGGGCAGGTGACGTGGCTGCGTGAAGACGGGTTTAAATACCGCCCGACTCGCAGCAATATCACATGGATGGTGTGTGACATGGTGGAAAAACCGGCTAAAGTAGCGGCACTGATGGCGCAGTGGCTGGTCAACGGCTGGTGTCGCGAAACTATTTTCAACCTCAAGCTGCCGATGAAAAAGCGCTATGAAGAGGTGTCGCAGAATATCGCCTCGATTCAGGAACAACTGGACGCGCATGGCATTAACGCGCAGATCCAGGCGCGCCAGCTCTATCACGACCGCGAGGAAGTAACCGTTCACGTGCGCCGCTGGTGGGCTGCCGTCGGCGGGCGTCGCGACGAGCGATAA
- the xni gene encoding flap endonuclease Xni produces MPVHLLIVDALNLIRRIHAVQGTPCVDTCLHALEQLLGNSQPTHAVAVFDDEARAQGWRHQLLPDYKAGRPPMPEDLHQEMPALREAFTRRGVPCWHVEGNEADDLAATLAVKVAAAGHEATIVSTDKGYCQLLRPEIRIRDYFQKRWLDAPFIAREYGVAPERLADFWGLAGISSSKIPGVAGIGPKSATQLINDFGTLETLYQRLDEVPEKWRKKLESHRESAFICRQVATLKTDLQLDGNLQQLRLQG; encoded by the coding sequence ATGCCTGTTCATTTGCTGATTGTCGATGCGCTCAACCTGATCCGCCGGATACACGCGGTGCAGGGAACGCCGTGTGTCGATACCTGCCTGCATGCGCTGGAGCAACTGCTGGGCAACAGCCAGCCGACGCACGCCGTCGCGGTGTTTGATGATGAAGCCCGCGCGCAGGGCTGGCGTCATCAACTCCTGCCAGACTACAAAGCCGGGCGCCCCCCGATGCCTGAGGATCTCCATCAGGAGATGCCTGCATTGCGCGAGGCGTTTACCCGCCGTGGCGTCCCCTGCTGGCATGTCGAGGGTAACGAAGCCGACGATCTCGCCGCCACGCTCGCCGTGAAAGTCGCCGCCGCAGGCCATGAGGCGACGATTGTGTCGACCGATAAGGGCTACTGTCAGCTACTGCGTCCGGAAATTCGCATTCGCGACTATTTTCAGAAGCGCTGGCTGGATGCGCCGTTTATCGCCAGGGAATATGGTGTCGCGCCAGAAAGGCTGGCGGATTTCTGGGGGCTTGCCGGGATCAGCAGTTCGAAAATACCGGGTGTCGCGGGGATTGGGCCGAAAAGCGCCACGCAGTTAATTAATGATTTCGGCACGCTGGAAACCCTCTACCAACGGCTCGACGAGGTACCGGAGAAGTGGCGTAAAAAGCTCGAATCGCACCGTGAAAGCGCGTTTATCTGCCGTCAGGTCGCGACGCTGAAAACCGACTTGCAGCTCGACGGGAATTTGCAGCAGTTGCGGTTGCAGGGCTAA
- the ppnN gene encoding nucleotide 5'-monophosphate nucleosidase PpnN has translation MITHISPLGSMDLLSQLEVDMLKSTASSDLYQLFRNCSLAVLNSGSQTDNSKTLLSRFENFDINVLRRERGVKLELINPPEEAFVDGQIIRSLQANLFAVLRDILFVNGQIHNAGRFQHLNLSDSIHITNLVFSILRNAKALHVGEAPNMVVCWGGHSINETEYLYARRVGTQLGLRELNICTGCGPGAMEAPMKGAAVGHAQQRYKEGRFIGMTEPSIIAAEPPNPLVNELVIMPDIEKRLEAFVRIAHGIIIFPGGVGTAEELLYLLGILMNPHNAEQVLPLILTGPKESADYFRVLDDFIVNTLGEKARRHYRVIIDDPAEVAREMKKAMPLVKECRRETGDAYSFNWSIRISPDLQVPFEPTHENMANLKLYPDQPTEILAADLRRAFSGIVAGNVKEVGIRAIEQYGRYKIHGDAQMMKRMDDLLQGFVAQHRMKLPGSAYIPCYEICT, from the coding sequence TTGATTACACATATTAGCCCGCTGGGCTCGATGGATCTGCTGTCGCAGCTGGAAGTGGACATGCTCAAAAGCACAGCCAGCAGCGACCTGTATCAACTCTTTCGCAACTGTTCGCTTGCGGTGCTCAATTCCGGCAGCCAGACCGACAACAGCAAAACGCTGCTGTCGCGTTTTGAAAATTTCGATATCAACGTGCTGCGCCGCGAGCGCGGCGTAAAGCTTGAACTTATCAATCCGCCGGAAGAGGCGTTTGTCGACGGGCAGATTATCCGCTCGTTGCAGGCTAACCTGTTCGCCGTGCTGCGCGACATTTTGTTCGTGAACGGACAGATTCATAATGCCGGGCGCTTTCAGCATCTGAATCTTAGCGACTCCATTCATATCACCAACCTGGTATTTTCCATCCTGCGCAACGCGAAAGCGCTGCATGTCGGCGAAGCGCCGAATATGGTGGTCTGCTGGGGCGGTCACTCTATTAACGAAACCGAATATCTCTACGCCCGCCGCGTCGGTACCCAACTGGGGCTGCGCGAGCTGAATATCTGCACCGGGTGCGGGCCGGGCGCAATGGAAGCGCCGATGAAAGGCGCGGCGGTCGGTCACGCCCAGCAGCGCTACAAAGAAGGGCGTTTTATCGGCATGACCGAGCCGTCGATTATCGCCGCCGAGCCGCCGAATCCGCTGGTGAACGAGCTTGTCATCATGCCGGATATCGAAAAACGCCTTGAGGCGTTCGTGCGTATCGCCCACGGTATTATCATCTTCCCGGGCGGCGTCGGTACGGCGGAAGAGTTGCTGTACCTGCTCGGCATTTTGATGAACCCGCATAACGCGGAACAGGTGCTGCCGCTGATCCTGACCGGGCCGAAAGAGAGCGCCGACTATTTCCGCGTGCTGGACGACTTTATCGTCAACACCCTTGGCGAGAAGGCCCGTCGTCATTACCGCGTGATCATTGACGACCCGGCGGAAGTGGCGCGCGAAATGAAAAAAGCGATGCCGCTGGTGAAAGAGTGCCGTCGTGAAACCGGCGATGCCTACAGTTTCAACTGGTCTATCCGCATTTCGCCGGATCTTCAGGTGCCCTTCGAGCCAACCCATGAAAATATGGCGAACCTGAAGCTTTACCCCGATCAGCCGACGGAAATTCTGGCAGCCGATCTGCGTCGCGCCTTTTCAGGTATTGTGGCGGGTAATGTGAAAGAAGTAGGCATCAGGGCCATTGAGCAGTACGGACGCTATAAAATTCATGGTGATGCGCAAATGATGAAGCGCATGGACGATCTGCTGCAAGGCTTTGTCGCCCAGCATCGTATGAAGCTACCGGGCTCCGCTTATATTCCCTGTTACGAAATCTGCACGTGA
- a CDS encoding YqcC family protein, protein MERHQRVRQQLQRVEHVLRHHQQWQSAAPHSSAFESTQPFCMDTLEPYEWLQWVLIPRLHALLDAGSPLPQAFAVAPYYEVALEASHPARDAVLKVLLELDALFTEESL, encoded by the coding sequence ATGGAACGCCACCAACGGGTTCGTCAGCAGCTGCAGCGCGTCGAACACGTGTTACGCCACCATCAGCAGTGGCAAAGCGCCGCCCCCCATTCCTCCGCATTTGAAAGTACGCAGCCTTTTTGCATGGATACGCTTGAGCCTTACGAATGGCTGCAATGGGTGCTCATTCCGCGTCTGCATGCGCTGCTGGACGCCGGCTCGCCGCTGCCGCAGGCGTTTGCGGTCGCGCCTTATTATGAAGTGGCGCTTGAGGCCAGCCATCCGGCGCGCGACGCCGTGCTGAAGGTGCTGCTTGAGCTGGATGCGCTCTTTACAGAGGAAAGCCTGTGA